The DNA window GACCGGCCTCGGCACAGGCCTCGACCTGGTGGCGGTAGACGGCGACGATCAGGTCCGCCCGCGTCGGAAAGTGCCGGTAGATCGTGCCCACCCCCACCCCGGCTTTGAGCGCGATGTCCCGCACCGGCACCTCGACGCCGGACGTGACGAAGAGGGCAGCGGCGGCGTCGAGCAACGTCTGCTCGTTGCGCCGGGCGTCGGCCCGCTTGGACTGGCCTGCTTTCCCTGCCCTCTCGTCAATTTCCGTCACTTCAGCCGCTCCCCTCTGCCAGGTTTGACAAACGGAACATGATTCCGTATTCTTTTGGAACGGTGTTCCGCTTTTCAGCATACCCGAACGGACGCCCAGTGACCAGACCATCCCCGGTCACGACGAACTCGGCAGGCCAAGGAGGAAGACATGAACGGCAAAGTGTGGTTCATCACCGGCGCATCCCGCGGGTTCGGGCGTCTCTGGGCCGAGGCCGCCCTCGAACGGGGTGATCGGGTCGCGGCCACGGCCCGCGACGTGGCGAGCGTCGCCGACCTCGCCGGGCGCTTCGGGGACGCTGTTCTCCCCCTCGCGCTCGACGTAACCGACGCCGATCAGGCCCAGCGGGCCGTCGAGCAGGCTCACGCTCAGTTTGGCAGGCTCGATGTGGTCGTCAACAATGCGGGCTACTCGCTGGTAGGCACGATTGAGGAGGCGAGCGAGGCCGACGTGCGCGCTCAATTCGAGACCAACGTGTTCGGGGCCCTGCGGGTCGTCCGGGCGGCCCTCCCGCTGCTGCGGCAGCAGGGCGGCGGGCACATCCTCGGCGTCTCCAGCGGCGTCGGCCTGGTGGCGCTGCCGCTCATCGGTTATTACTGCGCGTCCAAGTGGGCCTTTGAAGCCCTGCACGACAGTCTGGCGCAGGAGGTGGCGTCTTTCGGCATCCGGGTGACCCTGGTCGAGCCCGGGGCCTACGCCACCGAGTTCGGGAGTCCCGCCTCGCTCCGGGTCGCGCCGGGCCTGGACGCCTATGCCGAGCTTCGGCAGGGGGTCATGGCAGGCCTGTCGAGCCAGGAGCAGGGCGACCCGCGGGCGACGGCGGCCGCCATCCTGACGCTCGTGGACGCCGAGCACCCGCCGCTGCGGCTCTTCCTGGGGAGTGGGAATCTGCCCTGGGTACGTGCCACATATGCTGAGCGCCTCGCTACCTGGGAAGTTTGGGAGGCCGTCTCCAACGCCGCGCAAGGCTAACTGGAGGCACGGCACGGGTCGGCCCCGGCCAGACGCCGACGGTGCGGAAACGGTCATTTTCGAGTCCGTTCCGCCGATGCGGAGGACACGCAGTTCTCGTATTGCGAAACACTGTTGCGGAGTCGCATTGAATGGCGAGAGAGCTTCGCAACGTCGCGCAAAGCGTGGTTGAGATCACCGGCGTCGTCCACTGTTCCGACTCTCGG is part of the Deinococcus aestuarii genome and encodes:
- a CDS encoding SDR family NAD(P)-dependent oxidoreductase yields the protein MNGKVWFITGASRGFGRLWAEAALERGDRVAATARDVASVADLAGRFGDAVLPLALDVTDADQAQRAVEQAHAQFGRLDVVVNNAGYSLVGTIEEASEADVRAQFETNVFGALRVVRAALPLLRQQGGGHILGVSSGVGLVALPLIGYYCASKWAFEALHDSLAQEVASFGIRVTLVEPGAYATEFGSPASLRVAPGLDAYAELRQGVMAGLSSQEQGDPRATAAAILTLVDAEHPPLRLFLGSGNLPWVRATYAERLATWEVWEAVSNAAQG